Within Azoarcus sp. DD4, the genomic segment GTGATGCAGGCCCGACGGCCCCGGCCGGGCCGTCGGGGGAATGAGCGATCCTCGTCATACCCCACGGAGTACCCAACATGAACCTCAAAGAATGGATCGGCCGCGCGGAGGAAGTCTCCGACATCGCGACGGCCGCCCCCTATGCCGCATTGTCGGCGACCTTCGACCGCGAAGCGGTGCGGCCCCCGGTGGGCACCGCCCTGCCCGCGCTGTGGCACTGGCTGTACTTCCTGCCGCTGCACAAGCAATCGGAAATCGGCCCCGACGGCCACGCCAAGCGCGGTGGCTTCCTGCCGCCCGTGCCGCTGCCGCGTCGCATGTGGGCCGGCAGTCAGTTCGAGTTCCACAAGCCGCTGCGCATCGGGGATGCGATGACGCGCACCTCGACCATCCACGACGTCACCGAGAAGAGCGGACGTACCGGCCCGCTGGTGTTCGTGAAGGTGCGCCACGAGATCCGCCGTGGCGGCGAATCGGACGTCGCGCTCACCGAGTTCCACGACATCGTCTATCGCGAGGCGCCGAAACCCGACGATGTGGCCCCGCCGCCGAAGGCCGCCCCCGCGAGCTCGGCCTGGGAGAAGAAGTGGGTACCGGACGACGTGCTGCTGTTCCGCTACTCGGCACTGACCTTCAACGGTCATCGCATCCACTACGACCGCAAGTATGTGACCGAGGTCGAGGGCTATCCGGGCCTGATCGTCCATGGCCCGATGATCGCGACGCTGTTGCTGGACCTGCTGCGTCACCAGATGCCCGACGCCGAGGTCCTGCGTTACGAGTTCCGCGCGATCCGCCCCGTGTTCGACATCAACCACTTCTTTGTCTGCGGCGAACCGCAGGCGGACGGCAAGACGATCCGCCTGTGGGCGAAGGACCACGAAGGCTGGCTGACGATGGAAGCCACCGCGGTGATCAAGTGAGGAAGCTGCAATGAGACCCCTGGAAGGCATTACCGTCATCACCCTTGAACACGCGATCGCCGCGCCCTTCGCGACACGCCAGCTCGCCGACCTCGGCGCGCGGGTCATCAAGGTCGAACGCCCCGGCGTCGGCGACTTTGCCCGCGGCTACGACGAGCGCGTGCGCGGCCTGGCGTCGCATTTTGTATGGACCAACCGCTCGAAGGAGAGCCTGACGCTCGACGTCAAGCATCCCGAGGCGCAGGCAATCCTCAAGCGCCTGATCGTCGAGGAGGCCGACATCGTCGTGCAGAACCTCGCGCCCGGTGCCGCCGCGCGCCTGGGGCTGTCGTATGCGGCGCTTTCCGCGCTCAAGCCGGAGATCATCGTGTGCGATATCTCGGGTTACGGCAGCGACGGTCCGTATCGCGACAAGAAGGCCTACGACCTGCTGATCCAGAGCGAGTCGGGTTTCCTCTCGGTGACCGGCACGGAAGCCGAGCCGTCGAAGGCGGGGCCGTCGATCGCCGACATCTCGGCCGGCATGTACGCCTACAGCAACATCCTCGCCGCGTTGCTGCAGCGGCAGAAGACCGGCCGCGGCCAGCACCTCGACATTTCGATGCTGGAGAGCCTCGTCGAGTGGATGAACTATCCGCTCTACTACGCGTTCGACGGCGCCTCGCCGCCGCGCCGCACCGGCGCCTCGCACGCGACGATCTATCCCTATGGCCCGTTTCCGGCCGGCGATGGCAAGGTCGTCATGCTCGGACTGCAGAACGAGCGCGAATGGGGCGCATTCTGCGAGAAGGTGCTGCTGCAGCCAGGCCTCGCGCGGGAGGAACGTTTTTCCTCCAACTCGCGGCGCAGCGCCGCACGTGATGAGTTGCGCGCGATCATCCTCGACGCGTTTGCCGCACTGACCGCCGAGCAGGTGATTGCCCGCCTGGAAGACGCCCAGATCGCCAATGCCCACGTGAACGACATGCACGCGGTGTGGGCGCACCCGCAGCTCAAGGCGCGCGGGCGCTGGCGCGAGGTCGGCACTGCGGCCGGCGTCGTGCCGGCCTTGCTGCCGCCGGGCTCCTGGGAGGAAGGCGAGCCGCGCATGGACCCCGTGCCTGCTCTCGGCGAGCACAGCGAGGCGATCCTGGCGGGACTGGGCTACGAGGCCGACCGAATCGCGGCCCTGCGCCGTGACGGCGTGATCTGAGCGGCGGGAGTTCAGACCATGCAGATGCCGATCACCTATCTCTTCGTGCCGGGCAACCGGCCGGAGCGTTTCGACAAGGCGCTGGCTGCCGGAGCCGGGGCAATCGTCCTGGACCTGGAAGATGCCGTCGCCGCCACCGAGAAATCCCTTGCACGCGATGCGATCGCGGACTGGTTCCCGGGGCGCGCGGACGATGCCTCACGCATCGTCGTGCGCATCAACGACGCGCAGTCACCCTGCTTCGCGGACGACCTCGCGCTGCTCAAAGCCATCGGAGTCCGCCAGATCATGCTGCCGAAGACCGAATGGCGCGAGCAGGTTCGCCAGGTCGTCGACGCCGTGTCGCCGACGGTCGCGGTGTTGCCGCTGATCGAGACGGCGCGCGGCGTGCGCAACGTGGACGATATCGCGGCGACCGAGGGCGTGCTGCGGCTCGCGTTCGGTACGTTGGACTATGCGGTCGACCTCGATCTGTCGGGCGACGAGGCCGGCCTCGCCTACGCGTCGGCCCGGATCGCGATCGCTTCGCGCTGCGCCGAACTCGCCTCCCCGGTCGCAGGCGTGACGCCCGCGATCGACGACGAGCCGCGTATCCGCGCGGACTTCGCCTCCGCGCGTGCCTTCGGTTTCGGCGCGAAGCTGTGCATTCACCCCAGGCAGGTCGCTGTCATCCACGAAGCGTGCCGCCCGTCCGCCGAGGAGTTGGCGTGGGCCGAACGCGTGCTTGTGGCAGCGCAAACCTCCGAGGGCGCCGTGCAGCTCGACGGCCGGATGATCGACCGTCCGGTGGTGCTCAAGGCCCAGGCGATCGTTTCCCGCAGTCTCTCCAGCCACGCCTAGCACGCCGACCAGATCCCCATTTTTCAACTTTCACGCATTTCAGGAGAACGTCCCATGGGCGCGACCATCATCGATTCAAGCATCTTCGGCAATATCTTCAGCACCGACGCGATGCGTCAGGTCTGGTCCGACCGTAACCGTACCGCCAAATACCTCGAGATCGAGCGCGCCCTCGCCGTCGTGCAGGGGCGGCTCGGCATCATTCCGCAGGAAGCCGCCGACGAGATCGTAGAGAACTGCGACATAGACAAGATCGACATGGACAAGCTGCGTGCTCAGACCGAGCGCATCGGCTATCCGGTGCTCGGCGTCGTCTCGCAGCTCAACGCGCTGTGCCGCGACAAGCTCGGCGAATATTGCCACTGGGGCGCGACGACGCAGGACATCACCGATACGGCGACCGTGCTGCAGATTCGCGAGGCTCTGGAACTTGTTGACGCCGACCTGCAGGGCATCTCGGCGGCCCTCGTGGAAATCTCCCGCCGCCATCGCGACACGCCGGTGATCGGCCGCAGCAACCTGCAGCAGGCGATTCCCGTGACCTTCGGCTTCAAGACTGCCGCGATCCTGGCAGGCATCGAACGCCACCGCGAGCGCCTCGCGCAGCTCAAGCCGCGGGTGCTGATGGGCGAGTTCGGCGGCGCCTGCGGCACGCTCGCGTCGATCGAGCACGGTGCGATGGAGACCCAGGCGGGACTGATGGCCGAGCTTGGCTTGGCGCAGCCTGACATTGCGTGGCACACGGTGCGCGACACGATTGCCGAGGTGGGCGCCTTCCTCGGCCTTGTCGGCGGTTCGCTCGGCAAGATCGCGATGGACGTCAAGCTGATGATGCAGCACGAGGTGGCCGAGGTGTATGAGCCTTTCCACCCTGGCCGCGGATCAAGCAGCACGATGCCGCAGAAGCGCAACCCCATCTCGAGCTGCTACATCCATGCAGCGGTGTCGGTTGTACGCCAGCACGCTGCTGCGCTGATGGACGCGATGATCGCCGACCACGAGCGCTCGACCGGACCGTGGGAAATCGAGTGGATCGCGTTGCCTGAGGCTTTCTGCCTCCTTGCCGGTGCGCTCAAGCAGACACGCTTCGTGCTCGAGGGCCTCGAGGTCGACGCAGCCAGGATGCGCTCGAACATCGACATCACCAACGGACTCGTGATGTCCGAGGCGGTGATGATGGGCCTCGGGCCTTACATCGGCCGCGAATACGCGCACGACCTGGTCTATGACCTGTGCCGCGAGGCGATCCGCACCAACCGGCCACTGCTCGACATCCTTGCCGCGCATCCCGAGATCAACGTCCACCTCGACCGTGACGCCCTCGCGCGCCTCTGCGACCCGGCGAACTACCTCGGGCAGGCCGGAGTAATGGTGGACAAGGTGCTGCAGCGGGCGGCGGGAGCGGTGCGATGAGCGACGCAACGCGGACGACGGGGATGCCCGAACAGAAGGCGGAACCGCTTCGCGGTAGGCCCCCACCCGCCCACCAGCCGCCCCCGGCAGGCCCACTCGCTCCGGACCGCTGCGAGATCACCGACGAACTCGCAGCGGTAGCGGTGTTGAGTACGAACTAGCAGGCGGCGACCAGCGTCGGGAGAGAAGTCGCGAAAGGAGGGTTACGGCATGGAACTCAGACAGCTGCGCTATCTGGTGCGCACGATCGAGCTCGGCAGCATCAGCCAGGCCGCGCTTGACCTCGGAATCGCACAATCCGCCGTGAGCCTGCAGATCCAGCGCCTTGAAGGCGAGCTCGCAACCCGACTGCTGCAGCGGACGGCGACCGGGGTGATGCCGACTGATGCCGGCATCGCCTTCCTCGCCCACGCGCAGCTTGCCCTGCGCCATGCCAGGGAGGCCGCGACGGCCGCGCAGCAATCGCGCCTGTCGGGCATCGTCAGCATCGGCCTTGCGCCATCGACCTCCGGCGTGCTGGGCTTGCCTCTGATCGAGGCGATGCGTGAGCACTACCCGGACATCCGCATCCACCTCGTCGAGGGCATGTCCGGCCACCTTGGCCAGATGTTGAACGGCCGCGAGCTCGATCTCGCCGTCCTGTTCGACACCGGGCCGGCGAGCCGGTGCAGCGTTCAGTCCCTGCTGGAAGAGCGTCTGTTCTTCATCTGCGGTATCGACGCACGCCCTTCCGCCTTGCCGAACCGCCTCGCAAACATCGTCGATATACCGCTTGTGCTGCCGACACCACGTCACGGCCTGCGGCGGGTCATCGACGCCGGGTTCAGTGCGCTCGGTGTGCGTCCCTCGGTCATCGCCGAAGTCGATTCGCTCTACGTGCTGATGGACATGGTGGCGCGCGGCATGGC encodes:
- a CDS encoding CoA ester lyase — translated: MQMPITYLFVPGNRPERFDKALAAGAGAIVLDLEDAVAATEKSLARDAIADWFPGRADDASRIVVRINDAQSPCFADDLALLKAIGVRQIMLPKTEWREQVRQVVDAVSPTVAVLPLIETARGVRNVDDIAATEGVLRLAFGTLDYAVDLDLSGDEAGLAYASARIAIASRCAELASPVAGVTPAIDDEPRIRADFASARAFGFGAKLCIHPRQVAVIHEACRPSAEELAWAERVLVAAQTSEGAVQLDGRMIDRPVVLKAQAIVSRSLSSHA
- a CDS encoding LysR family transcriptional regulator is translated as MELRQLRYLVRTIELGSISQAALDLGIAQSAVSLQIQRLEGELATRLLQRTATGVMPTDAGIAFLAHAQLALRHAREAATAAQQSRLSGIVSIGLAPSTSGVLGLPLIEAMREHYPDIRIHLVEGMSGHLGQMLNGRELDLAVLFDTGPASRCSVQSLLEERLFFICGIDARPSALPNRLANIVDIPLVLPTPRHGLRRVIDAGFSALGVRPSVIAEVDSLYVLMDMVARGMAATLQPWAALARQSDAVSRLSWSEITDDGTSRRNLLCSLSDDELSPAALATRGMVTHVVRQLIDEGRWRGVATGHLDSRWGDIGAA
- a CDS encoding MaoC family dehydratase N-terminal domain-containing protein, which produces MNLKEWIGRAEEVSDIATAAPYAALSATFDREAVRPPVGTALPALWHWLYFLPLHKQSEIGPDGHAKRGGFLPPVPLPRRMWAGSQFEFHKPLRIGDAMTRTSTIHDVTEKSGRTGPLVFVKVRHEIRRGGESDVALTEFHDIVYREAPKPDDVAPPPKAAPASSAWEKKWVPDDVLLFRYSALTFNGHRIHYDRKYVTEVEGYPGLIVHGPMIATLLLDLLRHQMPDAEVLRYEFRAIRPVFDINHFFVCGEPQADGKTIRLWAKDHEGWLTMEATAVIK
- a CDS encoding CaiB/BaiF CoA-transferase family protein, producing the protein MRPLEGITVITLEHAIAAPFATRQLADLGARVIKVERPGVGDFARGYDERVRGLASHFVWTNRSKESLTLDVKHPEAQAILKRLIVEEADIVVQNLAPGAAARLGLSYAALSALKPEIIVCDISGYGSDGPYRDKKAYDLLIQSESGFLSVTGTEAEPSKAGPSIADISAGMYAYSNILAALLQRQKTGRGQHLDISMLESLVEWMNYPLYYAFDGASPPRRTGASHATIYPYGPFPAGDGKVVMLGLQNEREWGAFCEKVLLQPGLAREERFSSNSRRSAARDELRAIILDAFAALTAEQVIARLEDAQIANAHVNDMHAVWAHPQLKARGRWREVGTAAGVVPALLPPGSWEEGEPRMDPVPALGEHSEAILAGLGYEADRIAALRRDGVI
- a CDS encoding adenylosuccinate lyase family protein, whose amino-acid sequence is MGATIIDSSIFGNIFSTDAMRQVWSDRNRTAKYLEIERALAVVQGRLGIIPQEAADEIVENCDIDKIDMDKLRAQTERIGYPVLGVVSQLNALCRDKLGEYCHWGATTQDITDTATVLQIREALELVDADLQGISAALVEISRRHRDTPVIGRSNLQQAIPVTFGFKTAAILAGIERHRERLAQLKPRVLMGEFGGACGTLASIEHGAMETQAGLMAELGLAQPDIAWHTVRDTIAEVGAFLGLVGGSLGKIAMDVKLMMQHEVAEVYEPFHPGRGSSSTMPQKRNPISSCYIHAAVSVVRQHAAALMDAMIADHERSTGPWEIEWIALPEAFCLLAGALKQTRFVLEGLEVDAARMRSNIDITNGLVMSEAVMMGLGPYIGREYAHDLVYDLCREAIRTNRPLLDILAAHPEINVHLDRDALARLCDPANYLGQAGVMVDKVLQRAAGAVR